A portion of the Oxynema aestuarii AP17 genome contains these proteins:
- a CDS encoding phospholipid carrier-dependent glycosyltransferase: MIELNSRWHRTIALGAIWLLQSGCDRLWFALDRSVPDWDRADYLTGALNYADALEHPHWFSGEWWTNLWLLSSKIPPGTYLATAVIHQIFGTGSDRATLVNLLFSAILLASTYGLGRILFNPKIGLWAAALCTLFPAFYRSRLDFLLDYPLTATVTLAFFCLTLWRSRTHSPRLHTRPPSRFKLPPTLEPWLWAAAFGMASGLALMVKQTALLFLSVPLLWAAIASFKGRKWSQCGQLSLSVAIAALVIYPWYRTNWLLILTGSKRATVDAAIAEGDPSLTSLDAWTYYAEQLPNHVSWLLAIVAIVGFLLYYRRRQKDLSPSPVPHPWRWLAVYLLGAYFFASVNINKDFRYVLPYLPAVAIALAYGLSCWRGKWARSVRWGTLGIAVLLALNHLFPWGFTLPGSALLGDRADRRPYTGPPWPHPEAIAEIINTSPYLQTTVGVLPSTPEINQHNVNYYGALADFQVYGRQVGTRLSQVDRDMRSLDWFVTKTGDPGSVPEDAYGAISAAIAQNPDLILQREWTLPIPETAGQQDPSTLQLYRRQPPGVAVEPIADRSPSLPVRLDRAIVPPASPPGVPVPVTYYWSGPWEPLQRGLAIVTWENDNGDRWLHDRAIAGGRLYSQIDTSVPVRVVDRTAMLPPADLPPGVYRLQVTYLNRETGEIYPIAAPEVSLTIDENATPTPAPELDWVTQLRSLSQAMPRGPDALGPVFEEVARINQYDPVQDYLAQAARSLEYRLQSQPERLDFIYNLTLARVLQRDPQGAIAALKRATVLDAQNPYAHAYLAFVYLYDWQPRSAREPLDRAFALAPDLEVLQLLSAVSYLMQGNLFGVWSQVEGFLPDRLKTILAIAFAAFVALSISALLSIFVLHRRRFGRKRGSKSM; the protein is encoded by the coding sequence GTGATCGAACTCAATTCGCGTTGGCATCGGACGATCGCCCTCGGTGCCATCTGGCTATTACAAAGCGGGTGCGATCGCCTCTGGTTTGCCCTCGATCGCTCCGTCCCGGATTGGGACAGGGCCGACTACCTGACCGGAGCATTAAACTACGCCGACGCCTTAGAACACCCCCACTGGTTTTCCGGCGAATGGTGGACGAATCTCTGGTTGCTCTCCTCCAAAATTCCCCCGGGAACCTACCTCGCGACCGCCGTCATTCACCAAATTTTCGGAACCGGGAGCGATCGCGCGACCCTGGTCAATCTCCTCTTCAGCGCGATCTTACTCGCCAGTACCTACGGCTTGGGCCGGATCCTGTTCAACCCCAAAATTGGTCTGTGGGCCGCCGCCTTATGTACCCTGTTTCCCGCCTTTTACCGATCGCGCCTCGATTTTCTGCTCGATTATCCCTTAACTGCTACGGTCACCCTCGCCTTTTTTTGCCTGACCCTGTGGCGGTCTCGAACCCATTCCCCGAGGCTCCACACCAGACCCCCAAGCCGTTTCAAACTGCCCCCCACCCTCGAACCGTGGCTGTGGGCTGCCGCTTTCGGGATGGCGTCGGGTCTCGCCTTGATGGTCAAACAAACGGCGTTGCTGTTTCTCTCGGTCCCCCTGTTGTGGGCGGCGATCGCCAGCTTCAAAGGGCGTAAATGGAGCCAATGCGGGCAACTCAGCCTCAGTGTGGCGATCGCCGCCCTCGTCATTTACCCCTGGTACCGCACCAACTGGCTGTTAATCCTCACTGGAAGCAAACGCGCCACCGTCGATGCGGCGATCGCCGAAGGGGATCCCTCCCTGACCAGTCTCGACGCCTGGACTTATTACGCCGAACAACTGCCGAATCACGTCTCTTGGTTGCTGGCGATCGTTGCCATTGTCGGCTTTCTCCTCTACTACCGACGCCGCCAAAAGGATCTCTCGCCGTCCCCGGTTCCCCATCCTTGGCGCTGGCTGGCGGTTTACCTCCTCGGCGCTTACTTCTTCGCTTCGGTCAATATCAATAAAGACTTTCGCTACGTCTTACCCTACTTACCCGCCGTGGCGATCGCCCTGGCGTATGGCTTGAGCTGCTGGCGGGGGAAATGGGCGCGTTCCGTGCGCTGGGGAACCCTCGGGATCGCCGTGCTGTTGGCGCTCAATCATCTATTTCCCTGGGGCTTTACCTTGCCCGGATCCGCACTGTTGGGCGATCGCGCCGACCGCCGCCCCTACACCGGACCGCCATGGCCCCATCCCGAGGCGATCGCCGAAATTATCAATACATCCCCCTATTTACAAACCACCGTGGGGGTGCTGCCCTCGACGCCGGAAATTAACCAGCATAACGTTAATTATTACGGGGCTTTGGCCGATTTCCAGGTGTACGGACGCCAGGTCGGAACGCGCTTGTCTCAGGTCGATCGCGACATGCGATCCCTCGATTGGTTCGTGACTAAAACGGGGGATCCCGGTTCGGTGCCCGAGGACGCCTACGGCGCGATCTCGGCGGCGATCGCCCAAAATCCGGACTTGATTTTACAACGAGAATGGACCTTACCCATTCCCGAAACGGCTGGGCAGCAGGATCCCAGCACCTTGCAACTGTACCGCCGTCAACCGCCCGGGGTAGCGGTCGAACCGATCGCGGACAGGTCGCCGAGTCTTCCCGTGCGCCTCGATCGCGCGATCGTCCCTCCCGCCTCGCCTCCCGGGGTTCCCGTTCCCGTCACCTATTACTGGTCCGGTCCGTGGGAACCGTTGCAACGGGGACTGGCGATCGTTACCTGGGAAAATGACAACGGCGATCGCTGGCTGCACGATCGCGCGATCGCGGGCGGTCGCTTGTATTCGCAAATCGATACGTCCGTTCCGGTTCGCGTCGTCGATCGCACGGCGATGTTACCCCCCGCCGATTTACCTCCCGGGGTCTATCGCTTGCAAGTGACCTATCTCAATCGCGAAACGGGAGAAATTTACCCGATCGCCGCCCCAGAGGTGAGTCTGACGATCGACGAGAATGCGACCCCCACTCCGGCGCCGGAATTAGACTGGGTCACCCAACTGCGATCGCTCTCCCAAGCGATGCCCCGAGGTCCCGACGCCCTCGGTCCGGTCTTTGAAGAGGTCGCCCGCATCAATCAGTACGATCCGGTGCAAGATTATCTCGCACAAGCGGCGCGATCGCTCGAATATCGCTTGCAAAGCCAACCCGAACGCCTCGATTTTATCTATAATTTAACCTTGGCTCGGGTGTTGCAGCGCGACCCCCAAGGGGCGATCGCCGCCCTCAAACGGGCTACGGTACTCGACGCCCAAAACCCTTACGCTCACGCCTATCTCGCTTTCGTCTACCTCTACGACTGGCAACCGCGATCGGCACGAGAACCCCTCGATCGCGCCTTCGCCTTGGCTCCGGATTTGGAAGTCTTGCAACTGTTAAGTGCAGTGAGCTATTTGATGCAAGGCAATCTGTTCGGCGTGTGGAGCCAAGTTGAAGGGTTTCTTCCCGATCGCCTGAAAACGATTTTGGCGATCGCATTTGCCGCTTTTGTCGCCCTCTCGATCTCGGCGTTACTGTCGATTTTCGTCCTCCACCGTCGCCGTTTTGGCAGAAAACGCGGATCCAAATCGATGTAG
- a CDS encoding V4R domain-containing protein → MISIANLLENEKIGGHYFAADTYVRGDLELGLLENRRGDRLLAIPDTLIEAIYAGLEQETGSAARLVLFNCGKWWGKNFYVRFCEEIQDYYDKAIAQMEMVEFLQCFRELWKTSGWGLFDLDTTYYDRGFLVVKITNSPFASKAPENWKRPVCFLEAGILASFFSQLTGRELFCVQTTCESLGADCNHFAIGLGDRVKPAEALVAQELSHEEIMAKLCE, encoded by the coding sequence ATGATTTCTATAGCGAACTTACTCGAAAATGAAAAAATTGGCGGTCATTATTTTGCCGCCGATACCTACGTGCGCGGCGATCTCGAATTAGGATTATTGGAAAATCGCCGGGGCGATCGCCTCCTGGCGATTCCCGATACCTTAATTGAGGCCATTTATGCCGGATTGGAACAGGAAACGGGTTCCGCAGCTCGCCTCGTTTTATTTAACTGCGGCAAATGGTGGGGCAAAAACTTTTACGTTCGCTTTTGCGAAGAAATTCAAGACTATTACGATAAGGCGATCGCCCAGATGGAAATGGTCGAATTTCTCCAATGTTTTCGCGAACTGTGGAAAACCTCCGGGTGGGGATTGTTCGACTTGGACACCACTTATTACGATCGCGGTTTTCTCGTGGTTAAAATCACGAATTCTCCGTTTGCAAGCAAAGCCCCGGAAAATTGGAAACGCCCGGTTTGTTTCTTAGAAGCGGGGATTTTAGCCAGCTTTTTCAGTCAGCTTACGGGTCGCGAATTGTTCTGCGTCCAGACAACTTGCGAATCTCTCGGAGCCGATTGCAATCATTTTGCGATCGGGTTGGGCGATCGCGTCAAACCTGCGGAAGCGTTAGTCGCTCAAGAATTAAGTCACGAAGAAATTATGGCGAAACTGTGCGAATAG
- the clpP gene encoding ATP-dependent Clp endopeptidase proteolytic subunit ClpP — protein MIPTVIEQSGRGERAFDIYSRLLRDRIIFLGQQVDADLANLIVAQMLFLESDDAEKDIYLYINSPGGSVTAGMGIYDTMNHIGPDVCTICLGLAASMGAFLLAAGAKGKRMSLPHSRIMIHQPLGGAQGQAADIEIQAKEILYHKKRLNSILADRTGQPLEKIEQDTERDFFMSAQESVEYGLIDRVIDRRPSAQNPIANN, from the coding sequence CTACCGTCATCGAACAATCGGGTCGTGGCGAACGCGCCTTCGACATCTACTCGCGCCTGCTGCGCGATCGGATCATCTTTCTCGGACAACAAGTTGACGCCGATCTCGCCAACCTGATCGTCGCGCAAATGCTCTTTCTCGAATCCGACGATGCTGAGAAAGATATCTATCTCTACATCAATTCCCCCGGGGGCTCGGTCACGGCGGGGATGGGCATTTACGATACCATGAACCACATCGGCCCCGACGTTTGTACAATTTGCTTGGGACTGGCTGCCAGTATGGGCGCCTTCTTGTTGGCGGCTGGCGCCAAAGGTAAGCGCATGAGCTTACCTCACTCCCGGATCATGATTCACCAACCCCTCGGTGGCGCGCAAGGTCAAGCTGCCGATATTGAAATCCAAGCCAAAGAGATTCTCTATCATAAGAAACGCTTGAATAGTATTTTGGCCGATCGCACCGGGCAACCGTTAGAAAAGATCGAACAAGATACCGAACGAGATTTCTTTATGTCCGCTCAAGAATCCGTCGAATACGGCTTGATCGATCGCGTGATCGATCGCAGACCGTCGGCGCAAAATCCGATCGCGAATAACTAA
- a CDS encoding ribonuclease HI family protein codes for MSGFILTRLDDRRRSIGATIRILNVENQLKMHVTIYSDGASRKNPGPAGAGAVLVDEEGNVLEELAKYLGIATNNQAEYQGAILGLEKALEMGVKRVKLRADSQLMIRQIRGEYRVKNPALKPLYDRVMMLLSRFEGYDPPEHIRREQNREADAQANRAIDEYERDRQEAS; via the coding sequence TTGTCAGGTTTTATTTTAACTAGACTCGACGATCGCAGGCGATCGATTGGCGCTACAATACGAATTCTGAATGTGGAGAATCAACTTAAAATGCACGTAACCATTTACTCCGATGGAGCTTCCCGAAAAAACCCCGGTCCGGCGGGCGCGGGCGCGGTGTTAGTCGATGAGGAAGGGAATGTTTTAGAAGAACTTGCCAAATATTTAGGCATCGCCACCAACAATCAAGCGGAATATCAAGGGGCCATTCTCGGTTTAGAAAAAGCCCTAGAAATGGGAGTCAAACGGGTCAAGTTGCGTGCGGACAGCCAACTGATGATCAGACAAATTCGCGGCGAATATCGGGTTAAAAATCCCGCTTTAAAACCGTTATACGATCGCGTGATGATGTTACTGAGTCGCTTTGAAGGATACGACCCGCCGGAACACATTCGCCGGGAACAAAATCGCGAAGCGGACGCTCAAGCCAACCGCGCCATCGACGAGTACGAACGCGATCGCCAGGAAGCGTCCTAG
- the pruA gene encoding L-glutamate gamma-semialdehyde dehydrogenase → MVVDLTQNSYEAKTQEIARDLLGATREKRSFFAQMQDKMRLDDKLLAWAMSNPGLRVQLFRFIDCLPALRSKAEIARHLQEYLTAEDVELPDALKKLISFSGSDSVPGTVAATTVATAVETLAQKYIAGATVKQAIETLKRLRKEKMGFTLDLLGEAVITEAEAKAYLQNYLDLTEQLTEAAQSWSKVAEIDEADGETLPRVQVSVKLTAFYSQFDPVDERGSEERVADRIRTLLRHAQNVGAAVHFDMEQYEYKDLTLSILKRLLLEDEFRDRADLGVTLQAYLRDSYADLKDLIAWAKQRGTPVTVRLVKGAYWDQETIKAQQKHWPQVVYNDKAATDANYERMTQLLLENHEYLYAAIGSHNVRSQALAIAIAESLQIPRRRFECQVLYGMGDKLAKAIAQRGHRVRVYCPYGELLPGMAYLIRRLLENTANSSFLRQNLENRPVEELIAPPQGDENASVPLHGEAFPDAAPDTDFAEAQARQNAWDALKQVRQNLGNTYLPIVNGEPVNTIDRVDSVNPSNPEEVIGTIGLLSLEQGDRAIAAAKAALPAWRRTPASERAAILRKAGDLMERRRFHLCAWMMLEVGKPLRECDAEVTEAIDFCRYYAEQMEAIDRGYNFDVAGETDRYHYQPRGITVVISPWNFPLAIPTGMTVASLVAGNCTLLKPAEVSSVIAAQIAEILVEAGIPPAVFQYVPCKGSTVGAHLVKHPDVNTIAFTGSQEVGCRIYADAAILQPGQKHLKRVIAEMGGKNGVIIDESADLDQAVAGVVQSAFGYSGQKCSACSRAIVLDAVYDTFVARLCEATRSLNVGPAEDPSTQVGPTIDATARDRIGEYIAKGKAEAQVLVEVPAPETGYFVGPIVFGEVKPEAAIAQEEIFGPVLAVIRARDFDEALAIANGTNYALTGGLYSRTPSHIERAKAEFEVGNLYINRGITGAIVSRQPFGGFKLSGVGSKAGGPDYVLQFLEPRTITENVQRQGFAPIEGVD, encoded by the coding sequence GTGGTTGTCGATCTTACCCAAAATTCCTACGAAGCGAAAACCCAAGAAATTGCCCGAGATCTTTTAGGGGCAACGCGAGAAAAACGCTCGTTTTTTGCCCAAATGCAAGACAAAATGCGCCTCGACGATAAATTACTAGCGTGGGCGATGAGCAATCCCGGTTTGCGGGTGCAGTTGTTTCGCTTCATCGACTGCTTACCCGCATTGCGCTCTAAAGCGGAAATTGCCCGTCACCTCCAAGAATATCTCACCGCCGAAGACGTCGAACTTCCCGACGCCCTCAAAAAATTAATTAGCTTTAGCGGTAGCGATTCCGTCCCGGGAACCGTAGCGGCGACGACGGTGGCGACCGCCGTGGAAACCCTCGCCCAAAAATATATCGCCGGAGCGACCGTCAAACAGGCGATCGAGACCCTCAAACGCTTGCGAAAGGAAAAAATGGGGTTCACCCTCGATTTGCTCGGCGAGGCGGTAATTACCGAGGCGGAAGCGAAAGCCTATTTGCAAAATTACCTCGATTTAACCGAGCAGTTGACCGAGGCGGCTCAAAGTTGGTCGAAAGTGGCCGAAATTGACGAAGCGGACGGCGAGACCCTGCCTCGGGTGCAGGTTTCGGTGAAACTCACCGCCTTTTATTCTCAATTCGATCCGGTGGACGAGCGCGGAAGTGAGGAACGAGTCGCCGATCGCATCCGCACCCTGTTGCGTCACGCTCAAAACGTGGGGGCGGCGGTTCACTTCGACATGGAACAGTACGAGTATAAAGATTTAACCCTGTCGATTCTCAAACGCCTCTTACTCGAAGACGAATTTCGCGATCGCGCCGACCTCGGCGTCACCCTACAAGCGTATCTGCGCGACAGTTACGCCGATTTGAAAGATCTGATCGCCTGGGCCAAACAACGGGGAACCCCAGTCACCGTGCGCTTGGTCAAAGGGGCGTACTGGGACCAGGAAACCATTAAAGCCCAACAAAAACATTGGCCGCAAGTCGTGTATAACGACAAGGCGGCGACGGATGCCAATTACGAACGGATGACCCAGTTATTGCTGGAAAATCACGAGTATTTGTATGCGGCGATCGGTTCTCATAACGTGCGATCGCAGGCATTGGCGATCGCGATCGCGGAAAGCTTGCAAATCCCCCGCCGTCGTTTCGAGTGCCAAGTCCTCTACGGAATGGGGGACAAACTCGCCAAGGCGATCGCCCAACGGGGTCACCGCGTGCGCGTCTACTGCCCTTACGGCGAACTACTGCCGGGAATGGCCTATCTGATCCGCCGCTTGCTCGAAAATACCGCCAACAGCTCCTTTTTACGCCAAAATCTCGAAAATCGCCCGGTCGAAGAATTGATCGCGCCGCCGCAAGGAGACGAGAACGCAAGCGTACCCCTTCACGGCGAAGCCTTCCCGGACGCCGCACCGGATACGGATTTCGCGGAAGCACAAGCCCGTCAAAACGCCTGGGACGCCCTCAAACAGGTGCGCCAAAACCTCGGCAACACCTATTTACCGATCGTCAACGGCGAACCCGTCAACACGATCGATCGCGTCGATTCCGTCAATCCCTCCAATCCGGAGGAAGTCATCGGCACGATCGGCCTATTATCCCTCGAACAGGGCGATCGCGCGATCGCCGCCGCCAAAGCTGCCTTACCCGCTTGGCGACGTACCCCCGCCTCCGAACGGGCCGCGATTTTACGCAAAGCCGGAGATCTAATGGAACGGCGGCGCTTTCACCTGTGCGCCTGGATGATGCTCGAAGTCGGCAAACCGTTGCGCGAGTGCGATGCGGAAGTCACCGAGGCAATCGACTTTTGCCGCTATTATGCCGAACAAATGGAGGCGATCGATCGCGGTTACAACTTCGACGTCGCCGGAGAAACGGACCGCTACCACTACCAACCGCGCGGGATTACGGTGGTGATTTCCCCGTGGAACTTCCCCCTCGCCATTCCCACGGGGATGACGGTCGCTTCTTTAGTGGCGGGGAACTGCACCTTATTAAAACCTGCGGAAGTCTCTTCGGTGATTGCGGCGCAAATTGCCGAAATTCTCGTAGAAGCGGGGATTCCTCCCGCAGTGTTCCAGTACGTCCCCTGTAAGGGTTCGACGGTGGGGGCGCATTTGGTCAAACATCCCGATGTCAATACGATCGCCTTTACCGGATCTCAAGAGGTCGGCTGTCGGATTTACGCCGATGCGGCGATTTTGCAACCGGGACAAAAGCACCTCAAGCGCGTGATTGCGGAAATGGGGGGCAAAAATGGCGTCATCATCGACGAAAGCGCCGATTTAGACCAGGCGGTGGCGGGGGTCGTACAGTCGGCGTTCGGTTATAGCGGTCAGAAATGTTCTGCCTGTTCCCGGGCGATCGTTCTCGATGCGGTTTACGATACCTTTGTGGCACGCTTGTGCGAGGCGACGCGATCGCTCAATGTCGGCCCGGCGGAGGATCCGAGTACCCAGGTCGGTCCGACGATCGACGCTACGGCGCGCGATCGCATCGGCGAGTACATCGCTAAGGGGAAAGCCGAAGCGCAGGTCTTGGTGGAAGTTCCGGCGCCGGAGACGGGCTATTTCGTCGGCCCGATCGTGTTTGGGGAGGTCAAACCGGAGGCGGCGATCGCCCAAGAGGAGATTTTCGGTCCGGTCTTGGCGGTGATTCGCGCCCGAGATTTTGACGAAGCCCTGGCGATCGCCAACGGCACGAATTATGCCCTCACCGGGGGCTTGTACTCGCGCACCCCGTCTCACATCGAACGGGCGAAAGCGGAGTTTGAAGTCGGCAATTTATATATCAATCGCGGCATTACCGGGGCGATCGTCTCCCGTCAGCCCTTCGGCGGCTTTAAGTTGTCCGGGGTCGGGTCGAAAGCGGGCGGTCCGGATTACGTGCTGCAATTCCTCGAACCGCGCACGATAACTGAAAACGTCCAACGGCAAGGGTTTGCCCCGATTGAAGGGGTGGATTGA
- a CDS encoding V4R domain-containing protein has protein sequence MAHSGKHKHPKKHNHYGFQDFFEFQPETGSVVDWNEARNILTSEDFIIGLIEGLEEEVGNASSVIMYTIGCDWGTKDAKFFQQWFEKEYDRDIRQTNLMFLLETWWWPFTAQGWGRWEVDLSDRKHGFMFINLFDSAVARTLGDVGKPVCYIYAGLFAGFFSNLVNKQLSCIELQCYSMGETYCKFLLGSQDRIDAAAFWQNEGATARDIQKRLEIGERVH, from the coding sequence ATCGCCCATTCGGGCAAGCACAAACATCCCAAAAAACACAATCACTACGGCTTTCAAGATTTTTTTGAATTTCAACCCGAAACTGGCAGCGTCGTTGACTGGAACGAAGCGCGCAATATCCTGACCAGTGAAGACTTTATCATCGGTCTGATCGAAGGGTTGGAAGAAGAAGTCGGCAATGCGTCCTCGGTGATCATGTACACCATCGGTTGCGACTGGGGAACCAAAGACGCCAAATTTTTTCAGCAGTGGTTTGAAAAAGAATACGATCGCGATATCCGCCAGACTAACTTGATGTTTCTGCTCGAAACTTGGTGGTGGCCCTTTACCGCCCAAGGTTGGGGACGCTGGGAAGTCGATCTGAGCGATCGCAAGCATGGCTTCATGTTCATTAACTTATTCGATTCTGCCGTAGCGCGGACTCTCGGCGATGTCGGCAAACCCGTTTGCTACATCTACGCGGGATTATTTGCCGGATTCTTCTCCAATTTGGTCAACAAACAGCTCAGTTGCATCGAATTGCAGTGCTATTCGATGGGCGAAACCTACTGTAAATTCCTGCTCGGCAGTCAAGACCGCATCGACGCCGCCGCCTTCTGGCAAAATGAAGGCGCCACCGCCCGCGACATTCAAAAACGCTTGGAAATAGGAGAACGAGTCCATTGA
- a CDS encoding HAD family hydrolase encodes MIRPPDLTTTCPMTIAAILFDLDGTLANTDPIHFLTWQELLKTYDLEIDREFYQKQMSGRLNPAIVADLLPHLSPEQAARVADEKEAQFRQFAAQLQPMPGLTDLLAWAGDRALKCAVVTNAPRENVRFMLDILHLSDRFAPVTIAEDLPAGKPDPLPYQQTLQQLGLSPQEAIAFEDSPSGIRSATAAGIYTIGVASTHDPETLRAIGASQTIADFTAPHLWDDLEAIAPDPREKTRSVS; translated from the coding sequence ATGATTCGTCCACCTGATTTAACAACAACTTGCCCCATGACGATCGCCGCCATTTTATTCGATTTAGACGGAACTTTAGCCAATACCGATCCGATTCATTTTCTAACTTGGCAAGAATTGCTGAAAACTTATGACTTAGAAATCGATCGAGAGTTTTATCAAAAACAGATGAGCGGACGACTCAATCCGGCGATCGTCGCCGATTTACTCCCCCATCTTTCCCCCGAACAAGCGGCGCGGGTGGCTGACGAAAAAGAAGCGCAATTTCGGCAATTTGCGGCTCAATTGCAACCCATGCCCGGATTGACAGACTTACTCGCTTGGGCGGGAGATCGCGCCTTAAAGTGCGCCGTCGTCACCAACGCCCCCCGCGAAAACGTTCGTTTCATGTTAGACATTTTGCACCTGAGCGATCGCTTTGCCCCGGTGACGATCGCCGAAGATCTCCCCGCCGGAAAACCGGATCCGCTTCCCTATCAACAGACTTTGCAGCAGTTGGGTCTTTCCCCGCAAGAGGCGATCGCCTTTGAAGACTCCCCCTCGGGCATCCGTTCCGCCACCGCCGCCGGGATTTATACCATTGGCGTGGCCTCCACCCACGACCCCGAGACCTTGCGGGCGATCGGCGCTTCACAAACGATCGCCGACTTCACGGCCCCTCACTTGTGGGACGATCTCGAAGCGATCGCCCCAGATCCGAGGGAGAAGACGCGCAGCGTCTCCTAA
- a CDS encoding phycobilisome protein, with protein MHPEMKALIEKAQEQYLKSDDLLRFRRHVASLAQRLQAYKVLRDREEEIFQPIADTLVETFPNESQETLERSLKYWLSAMRHCAAAMLASDSDYLNARLQWLTGLMGARDTQEIDRKIDALLRDRVAATLSQKQLAVFEPYLKKACQHLSKVGADDRT; from the coding sequence ATGCACCCAGAGATGAAAGCCTTAATTGAAAAGGCACAAGAACAATACTTAAAATCCGACGATCTGCTCCGGTTTCGCCGTCATGTCGCCTCCCTCGCCCAGCGCCTACAAGCTTACAAAGTGCTACGCGATCGCGAAGAAGAAATTTTTCAACCGATCGCCGATACCCTGGTCGAAACTTTTCCCAACGAGTCTCAGGAAACCTTAGAACGGTCTTTAAAATACTGGCTGTCTGCCATGCGACATTGTGCGGCGGCGATGCTCGCTTCCGATAGCGATTATTTAAACGCTCGGCTGCAGTGGCTTACCGGATTGATGGGCGCCCGCGACACCCAGGAGATCGACCGCAAGATCGATGCTTTACTGCGCGATCGCGTCGCCGCTACCCTATCTCAAAAACAATTGGCGGTGTTCGAGCCTTATTTAAAAAAAGCCTGTCAGCACTTGTCGAAGGTCGGCGCCGACGATCGCACCTAA
- a CDS encoding sodium-dependent transporter: MTRQRWTNRTTFLLAALGSAVGLGNLWRFPYLAGKYGGGAFLVPYLIALVFVGIPLLIVEFAIGQKMQQGAIGTYTRLNPRFSGLGILALISAFIITSYYAVVMAWSLLYLFASVRVEWSANSQDYFFNRILELSASVNDLGGIDGSIFGALLVIWIAIYFSVWKGTKSVGQVVWYSVPLPVILLLLLFLRAITLPGFLSGWEMYLNPNWTALVNPEVWTAAFSQIFYSLSLAFGVMIAYASYKNDSDDIVKDAWTTALLNSATSLFAGLVVFGVLGYMASQTDTPLVELAASGPGLAFVVFPKALSLIPFPHLFSLLFFLMFLSLGIDSAFSLVEALNAAIVDRHPHISVAKVAFIVCLAGAIAGIIYTTRAGLYFLDIVDHFVTSYNLLFVGIGQSILVGWIYGAEKLRRYINEVSEWKIGKWWNFAVKYAIPTILAMLLATQFSKDVAVPYEGYPAWSLGIGWAIVVVPLLLFVFYLGRDRVAIHS, encoded by the coding sequence ATGACTCGTCAACGCTGGACGAACCGCACGACCTTTTTATTAGCCGCTTTAGGTTCGGCGGTTGGGTTAGGTAATTTGTGGCGTTTTCCTTATTTAGCTGGGAAATACGGTGGGGGAGCTTTTCTCGTTCCTTATCTCATCGCCTTAGTCTTTGTCGGTATTCCCTTATTAATTGTTGAATTTGCGATCGGTCAAAAAATGCAGCAGGGGGCGATCGGTACGTATACCCGGTTAAATCCTCGCTTTAGTGGTTTGGGAATCTTAGCCCTCATTTCTGCATTCATCATTACCTCTTACTATGCCGTTGTGATGGCGTGGTCTTTACTTTACTTGTTCGCTTCAGTCCGCGTCGAATGGTCTGCCAATTCGCAAGACTACTTTTTCAATCGCATTCTCGAACTGAGTGCGAGTGTCAACGACTTAGGAGGGATCGACGGGTCGATTTTCGGGGCTTTGCTGGTCATTTGGATAGCCATTTACTTTTCCGTTTGGAAAGGGACGAAAAGTGTGGGTCAAGTTGTCTGGTATAGCGTGCCGCTTCCGGTCATTTTACTGCTGCTGTTGTTCTTGCGTGCGATTACCTTACCCGGGTTTCTCTCGGGTTGGGAAATGTATCTCAACCCCAATTGGACGGCGTTAGTGAATCCGGAAGTTTGGACGGCTGCCTTTTCACAAATTTTCTACAGTTTGTCCCTGGCATTTGGGGTCATGATTGCTTACGCGAGTTACAAAAATGACTCCGATGATATTGTGAAAGATGCTTGGACGACTGCTTTATTAAATAGTGCCACGAGTTTATTTGCGGGTTTGGTCGTTTTTGGGGTGTTGGGTTATATGGCGTCGCAAACCGATACGCCTTTAGTGGAGTTGGCGGCGTCCGGTCCGGGTTTGGCGTTTGTGGTGTTTCCGAAAGCGTTAAGTTTAATTCCTTTTCCTCACTTGTTTAGTCTTCTGTTTTTTCTGATGTTTCTTTCGTTGGGAATTGACAGTGCTTTTTCCCTGGTTGAAGCGTTAAATGCCGCAATTGTCGATCGCCACCCCCATATTTCCGTGGCTAAAGTGGCATTCATCGTCTGTTTGGCGGGCGCGATCGCGGGAATCATTTACACGACGCGAGCGGGACTGTATTTTTTAGATATTGTGGATCATTTTGTCACCAGCTATAACCTGTTGTTTGTAGGGATCGGCCAATCGATTCTCGTGGGATGGATTTATGGAGCGGAAAAACTGAGACGATATATTAATGAAGTGAGCGAATGGAAGATTGGGAAATGGTGGAATTTTGCGGTCAAATACGCGATTCCGACGATTTTAGCGATGTTGTTGGCAACCCAGTTTTCTAAAGATGTAGCCGTTCCTTACGAAGGTTATCCCGCCTGGTCTTTGGGGATCGGTTGGGCGATCGTCGTCGTTCCTTTATTGTTGTTTGTCTTCTACTTGGGACGCGATCGCGTGGCGATTCATTCCTAA